From the genome of Desulfonatronum sp. SC1:
CTATGAAGACGACGAAGAAATGGTCGGTGCTTTGCTGTCCGGTTCGCTTGAAGCGGATTTGATCATCATGAGTGAAAGCGTGGCCGGTGAGCTGGTCAGAGGGCGGGTTCTGGCCCCATTGAACAGGGATATCCTGCCTAATCTGCGGCATGTTGACCCTGAAACCCTCACCAAGCTGCAAGTCGGAGGGGAAGGCTACAAGGCCCCGTATCTGATGGGCTATACCGGAGTGGTGGTGAATACTCGTCATTTTGATATGCCTCCGGACTCCTGGCGTGTACTCTGGGACCAGAGGCTCAAAGGGCGGGTGGCGATGCTCGACAATCCCTTCGAGGTCATCGGCGCGGCAAGTATGATGCTTGGCCATCCGCTCAATCCCGAACCGGAGCATCTGGAGGTCGTCCGGGATGTGCTTCTGGTGCAGCGCCCTCTGTTGTTGGGCTATCTCCATGACACTGAAATCCTAAACAGAATGGCCTCCGGAGAGCTTTGGGCCGCGCAGAGTTACAGTAACGACGCGTTGATGGCCATGGAGGAAAACCCTGACCTGGCCTTCGGTTTTCCTCAGGAAGGCTGTACGGCCTGGGTGGATGTGTTCGTGGTGCCCGTGTTGACCCGCAACCCGGAGGCGGCCCACGCCTTCATCAATTTTGTGCACGGCCCGGAAATCATGGCCGAGATCGCCAGTGAACTTTGGTCCGCCACTCCCAATCTGGCGGCCCGGGAATTCATGGACCCGGAGGTTCTGGAGTCCCCGGTGGTCCATCCGCCTCAAAGCGTTCGGGAGCGTTGCTCGTATTTCGGAGATTTTGGCTCACCGGAATCGGTGAATGCGCGGATGAAGCTCTGGGCCGAACTACTGGCTGGGATGTGAGGACAAGATGGCCCTGCGCACCAAGGTTCTGCTTCTTTTTTTGCTGGTCGGCCTGACACCCCTGGGAATTCTGGGCGGTTTTTCCTTGCTCCGGGTGGACGACGCGGTCCGTTCGTCCACCCAAATGCAAATGGCGTCCCTGGCCACGGAAGTCGGGCGGGAAATCCAGCGGGCCGTGAACGAGGCCTGCAACGCCATTTATCTGCTGGCGGAGCATCCCGTGCTCGTCTCGGAGCGGGCGACCATGGCCGAACTGACGGCGGAACTGGGCAAGGCGGATCGATTTTATCCCATGATCCTGGATTTGACGTTGCTGGACCTGAACGGCGATGTGCGGGCCTCGGTTCACCACTCGTATCGGGGCGCCTGGGCCGCCACGTCGTGGTTTCAGGGAGCCCTGGAAGGGGACCGTTTGGTTTCCAACGTCCATGCCCAGCTTCATCCCTATCAGGTGGTGATGACCGTGGCGGTGCCGGTCAGGGAGATCGAGGACGGTCCGGTCCGAGGCGTTTTGGTCGGCCAGATCGCCATGGAGCGGATCGGGGAGATCGTGAGCCAGGTGGCCTTTGGTCTGGAAGGGCGGACCCGGCTGGTGGACCATCGCGGATTGGTGGTGGCTTCCAGCTTCTCGGACGAAGAAGTGCTGCGGCTGTTGCCGCTGATGGACTTGATCGGTCCACTGGGTGAAAATGACAGTTGGGTGGGGCATATCGTCACGGACCAGGAAAAGGTGGCCGTGGTCTCGCCCGTGGATGTCGTTTCCCAAGGGGTGGTTCAGACCGGCTGGAGCATCGTGCTGACCCAGCCGACGGCCCAGGCCTATCCCGCCTTGTCCCGGCTGCGCCTGGGGCTGGGCGTCAGCGTCTTGCTCTCCCTGCTCATGGTGGCGGTGCTGGCCGCGTTGCTCAGCGGACATCTCAATCGCCGGATATCGACCCTGGTCCAGGCCACCCGGAGGCTGGGTCAGGGAGTGTTCGACGTTCCGTTGCCCGATCTGGGCCGCGATGAAATCGGGGAGCTGGGCCGGGCCCTGAATCGAACCGCGGACGATCTGGCCGCTTCGGAGCGGGAAATTAAGCATTATCAGGCTCACTTGCAGGAACTGGTGGACAGCCGGACCGCCGATCTTCAGGCGGCCAACGAGTTTTTGCGACGGGAAGTGGAGGAACGGCGTCGAGTGGAGACGGAGCGGGAGAGGCTGGGAGAGCAGTTGCGCCAATCCCAGAAAATGGAGGCCGTGGGCACCCTGGCCGGCGGTATTGCCCACGACTTCAACAACATGCTCCAAGCCATTTCCAGCCATGTCCAACTGTTGCGCATGACCTGCGGCGACGACTGTCCGGGTCGGCGTCGCGAATCCGTCCGAACGGGACTGAATCGCATCGTCCAGACCGTAAACAGGGCCACGGAACTGGTGCAACGGTTGCTGACCTTCAGTCGTCGGGGAGAGTCGCGGCGGATACGGCATAATCTGAACGACGAGGTCCGGGACGTGGTGGCGTTGCTCGAGCGCACCCTGCCGCACACGATTCGGATCGAGGTCGATACCGACCCACAATTGGCCGACGTGTCCGCGGATCCGGTACAGATGGAGCAAGTCCTGGTCAACCTGGCCAACAACGCCCGGGACGCCATGCCCGAGGGAGGAAAACTGCTTCTGGAAACCCGGAACGTGGATTTGAGTCCGGAACAGGCCGCCGCGTACCTGGGATTGTCGCCGGGACCGCATGTCCGGTTGGCCGTGTCCGACTCCGGGGCTGGAATGGATGAAACGACGCTGCGACACATTTTCGAACCCTTTTTCACCACCAAGGACGTGGGCAAGGGGACCGGCCTGGGACTGTCCATGGTTTATGGGATCGTGTGGGATCACGAGGGCATGATTACCTGCGTCAGCCAAGCGGGTAAGGGGACGACCTTCATCATGCTGCTGCCCGCCTTGGGACCTGTTCGGGGTGACGTATCAGATAATTCGGAGATTTCTTCGGGAAGTGCCGGAGCGGATCCGTACGCCGTGTCCGACGCGTTCCGAACGCCCTCCGCGGGTGCGAAGATACTGATGGTGGACGACGAAGAGATGATCCGGGAAGTGACCGCGGAGTTACTGGCCGCCCACGGCTACGAGGTCTTCCAGGCCGCGGACGGCCAGGAGGCTCTGGAGGTGCATGCACGGGAAGGGATCGACCTGGTGATCACGGACGTGGGCATGCCGGGCATGGGCGGCGAGGCCCTGCTGCTGGCCTTGCGGGAGCGGGATCCGGAGGCCAGGGTCATCGTATCCAGCGGCTATGCCGGGATTCGGGAAAATGAGGAACTGCGAAAAGCCTCGGGAATGCTTACCAAGCCGTACAAGCTGGAGGATCTGTTGGAGCTGGTGCGAACTCTTTTGCAAGAAAAGCATGAAGAGGGGGCCTAACTGTCTACGAGTGTACAGGGGTGAATGCCGAATGAACGTGAAGAAGCAACTGATCCGGCGACGGGCATGGCAGGCCGGGATTGGTGTGATCGTGATGAAATACAGCCGGATTGTTGAAGAAATGCAGGATCAGGAGCCCGGCGCGGACGAGGGAAGCGAGTCGCCAGGGCGGTGATGATGGTAAGAGGTAGCTATTCGGGAACACCAGCCGATGGCCAGAACCGCGTCCTGATCTGGGACGCGGCTTCCAAGTTTTGGCTGGCGTTTCACGACACGTGCGAGGTGGTCCGGGCTGAAAACGTGGAACAGGTCGGGCCATGCCTGGAGCGGATCGAAGGTTTGGCGAAACAGGGTCTGTACGCCGCCGGGTTCGTGTCCTAC
Proteins encoded in this window:
- a CDS encoding response regulator; its protein translation is MALRTKVLLLFLLVGLTPLGILGGFSLLRVDDAVRSSTQMQMASLATEVGREIQRAVNEACNAIYLLAEHPVLVSERATMAELTAELGKADRFYPMILDLTLLDLNGDVRASVHHSYRGAWAATSWFQGALEGDRLVSNVHAQLHPYQVVMTVAVPVREIEDGPVRGVLVGQIAMERIGEIVSQVAFGLEGRTRLVDHRGLVVASSFSDEEVLRLLPLMDLIGPLGENDSWVGHIVTDQEKVAVVSPVDVVSQGVVQTGWSIVLTQPTAQAYPALSRLRLGLGVSVLLSLLMVAVLAALLSGHLNRRISTLVQATRRLGQGVFDVPLPDLGRDEIGELGRALNRTADDLAASEREIKHYQAHLQELVDSRTADLQAANEFLRREVEERRRVETERERLGEQLRQSQKMEAVGTLAGGIAHDFNNMLQAISSHVQLLRMTCGDDCPGRRRESVRTGLNRIVQTVNRATELVQRLLTFSRRGESRRIRHNLNDEVRDVVALLERTLPHTIRIEVDTDPQLADVSADPVQMEQVLVNLANNARDAMPEGGKLLLETRNVDLSPEQAAAYLGLSPGPHVRLAVSDSGAGMDETTLRHIFEPFFTTKDVGKGTGLGLSMVYGIVWDHEGMITCVSQAGKGTTFIMLLPALGPVRGDVSDNSEISSGSAGADPYAVSDAFRTPSAGAKILMVDDEEMIREVTAELLAAHGYEVFQAADGQEALEVHAREGIDLVITDVGMPGMGGEALLLALRERDPEARVIVSSGYAGIRENEELRKASGMLTKPYKLEDLLELVRTLLQEKHEEGA
- a CDS encoding PotD/PotF family extracellular solute-binding protein yields the protein MGRFTINGRIWRTLALAACRLVGLGLVGLALGGCTDSPEREAAVQSGKDPARLVLYNWEDYLGRDTLDLFQRATGIQVELRTYEDDEEMVGALLSGSLEADLIIMSESVAGELVRGRVLAPLNRDILPNLRHVDPETLTKLQVGGEGYKAPYLMGYTGVVVNTRHFDMPPDSWRVLWDQRLKGRVAMLDNPFEVIGAASMMLGHPLNPEPEHLEVVRDVLLVQRPLLLGYLHDTEILNRMASGELWAAQSYSNDALMAMEENPDLAFGFPQEGCTAWVDVFVVPVLTRNPEAAHAFINFVHGPEIMAEIASELWSATPNLAAREFMDPEVLESPVVHPPQSVRERCSYFGDFGSPESVNARMKLWAELLAGM